In Roseomonas fluvialis, one genomic interval encodes:
- a CDS encoding HsdM family class I SAM-dependent methyltransferase has protein sequence MSARTTVKSIQDIMRQDSGVDGDAQRLSQLCWMFFLKIIDDQDQELELLKPDYRSPVPERFQWRTWAADPEGITGEALLDFINGELFPALKNLPVSATPGDRRRVVRDVFEDAYNYMKSGQLMRQVVNRITSIDFNNLSERQHFGDIYEQLLNDLQSAGNAGEYYTPRAVTSFMVDRIDPRPGEILFDPACGTGGFLTCSLRHMRDRYVKKTTDEWLMQGALRAVEKKQLPHMLCVTNMLLHGIEDPSFVRHDNTLARPYISYTQSDRVDIVLTNPPFGGREEDGIESNFPAHLRTRETADLFLALIIRLLKPGGRAAVVLPDGTLFGEGVKTRIKESLMEECNLHTIVRLPNSVFKPYASIGTNLLFFERGTPTTETWFWEHQVPAGQKAYSMTKPIRLDHFADCTAWWGGPTREGRAEGPQAWRVTAEEVKARGYNLDIKNPNTVAADHGDPEALLAELDAAEAETARLQDQLKAILAEALTR, from the coding sequence ATGTCCGCCCGCACCACCGTCAAATCCATCCAGGACATCATGCGCCAGGACAGCGGCGTGGATGGGGACGCGCAGCGCCTCAGCCAGCTCTGCTGGATGTTCTTCCTCAAGATCATCGACGACCAGGACCAGGAACTCGAACTCCTGAAGCCCGACTACCGCTCTCCCGTCCCCGAGCGCTTCCAGTGGCGCACCTGGGCCGCGGACCCCGAGGGCATCACAGGCGAAGCCCTGCTCGACTTCATCAACGGCGAACTCTTCCCCGCGCTGAAGAACCTCCCGGTCTCCGCCACGCCCGGCGACCGCCGCCGCGTCGTCCGCGACGTGTTCGAGGACGCCTACAACTACATGAAGTCCGGCCAGCTGATGCGCCAGGTGGTCAACCGCATCACCAGCATCGACTTCAACAACCTCAGCGAACGCCAGCACTTCGGCGACATCTACGAACAGCTGCTCAACGATCTCCAATCCGCCGGCAACGCGGGCGAGTACTACACCCCCCGCGCCGTCACCTCCTTCATGGTCGACCGTATCGACCCGCGGCCTGGCGAGATCCTCTTCGACCCCGCCTGCGGCACGGGCGGGTTCCTCACGTGCTCACTGCGCCACATGCGCGACCGCTACGTGAAGAAGACCACCGACGAATGGCTGATGCAGGGCGCCCTGCGCGCTGTGGAAAAGAAGCAGCTGCCGCACATGCTCTGCGTGACCAACATGCTGCTGCACGGCATCGAGGACCCGAGCTTCGTCCGCCACGACAACACCCTCGCCCGCCCCTACATCAGCTACACCCAGTCCGACCGCGTCGACATCGTGCTCACCAACCCGCCCTTCGGCGGGCGGGAGGAAGACGGGATCGAGAGCAACTTCCCCGCTCACCTACGCACGCGGGAGACGGCGGACCTCTTTCTCGCGCTGATCATCCGCCTGCTGAAGCCGGGCGGCCGCGCCGCGGTGGTGCTGCCCGACGGCACGCTGTTCGGCGAAGGCGTGAAGACCCGCATCAAGGAAAGCCTGATGGAGGAGTGCAACCTGCACACCATCGTCCGGCTGCCGAACTCGGTCTTCAAGCCCTACGCCTCGATCGGCACCAACCTGCTGTTCTTCGAGAGGGGTACGCCGACCACCGAGACCTGGTTCTGGGAACACCAGGTGCCCGCGGGCCAGAAGGCCTACTCCATGACCAAGCCGATCCGGCTGGACCACTTTGCCGACTGCACCGCCTGGTGGGGCGGCCCGACCCGTGAAGGCCGCGCCGAAGGCCCCCAGGCCTGGCGCGTGACGGCCGAGGAGGTGAAGGCGCGCGGCTACAACCTCGACATCAAGAACCCAAACACCGTCGCGGCGGACCACGGCGACCCGGAGGCGCTACTGGCCGAACTCGACGCAGCCGAGGCCGAGACAGCCCGCCTGCAGGACCAGCTGAAGGCCATCCTGGCGGAGGCGCTGACGCGATGA
- a CDS encoding restriction endonuclease subunit S → MNAARLLALYERIAEAPDAVARLRRFVLDLAVRGKLVSQDAGDEPASELLKRIAREKARLVKLGEVRKPRELGSADEIEAPFPVPPSWKWIRLDGVGAIIGGGTPSAADAENFAEPGDGVPWLTPADLGGHTELYVSRGARDLSEKGARTSSATIMPAGTVLFTSRAPIGYVAIASNPLATNQGFKSIVPYVVECSRFIAVAMKAFAPEIDAKAPGTTFKEVSGKIVAAVPFPLAPLAEQHRIVAKVDELMALCDRLEAARTAREAARDRLAAASLARLNTPDPETFPTDARFALDALPALTTRPDQIKDLRQTILNLAVRGKLVPQDARDEPVSALIARIGTYRQHHQAGRAQTQSIRPIPEAEAPHPVPSGWAWFRFGDITVCRDGRRVPVSKEERSGRAKLYDYYGASGVIDRIDGYLFDQPLLLIGEDGANLINRSTPIAFMARGRYWVNNHAHVIDGVSEDFLRYLELFINATDLKLYVTGTAQPKMNQAKMNSIPVALPPQGEQERILARVNELMGLCGILEAGLTDATTTRTRLLEVTLTDTLAPLPEIAA, encoded by the coding sequence ATGAACGCGGCGCGGCTGCTGGCGTTGTATGAGCGCATCGCCGAGGCGCCGGATGCAGTGGCGCGGCTGCGGCGTTTCGTGCTGGACCTCGCAGTGCGGGGGAAGTTGGTATCGCAGGATGCCGGCGACGAACCGGCGTCGGAATTGCTGAAGCGCATCGCGCGGGAGAAGGCGCGGCTGGTCAAGTTGGGTGAGGTTCGGAAGCCGCGCGAACTTGGCAGCGCGGATGAGATAGAGGCCCCATTCCCCGTTCCGCCGAGTTGGAAATGGATCAGACTTGACGGCGTCGGTGCCATCATCGGCGGCGGAACGCCCTCGGCGGCTGATGCAGAAAACTTCGCGGAACCTGGCGATGGGGTCCCTTGGCTCACGCCGGCAGACCTCGGCGGACACACCGAACTTTATGTCTCGCGCGGCGCTCGGGATCTCTCCGAGAAGGGCGCGCGCACGTCGTCCGCAACCATAATGCCGGCCGGCACCGTCCTTTTCACCAGCCGCGCCCCGATCGGCTACGTCGCCATTGCCTCGAACCCGCTGGCGACGAACCAGGGCTTCAAGTCCATCGTGCCGTATGTGGTGGAGTGTTCGCGCTTCATTGCTGTGGCGATGAAGGCCTTTGCGCCGGAGATCGATGCGAAAGCACCGGGGACGACCTTCAAGGAAGTCTCGGGCAAGATTGTTGCCGCAGTGCCATTCCCCCTCGCGCCGCTGGCCGAGCAGCACCGCATCGTCGCCAAGGTGGATGAGTTAATGGCGCTGTGCGACCGGCTGGAGGCGGCGCGGACGGCGCGAGAGGCGGCGCGCGACCGGCTGGCGGCAGCGAGCCTCGCCCGCCTCAACACCCCGGATCCCGAGACCTTCCCGACCGACGCGCGCTTCGCCCTCGACGCCCTGCCCGCCCTCACCACCCGCCCCGACCAGATCAAGGACCTCCGCCAGACCATCCTGAACCTAGCGGTACGCGGGAAGCTCGTGCCGCAGGATGCCCGCGATGAGCCCGTGTCCGCGCTCATTGCTCGCATCGGGACATATCGCCAGCACCATCAGGCCGGCCGGGCTCAGACGCAAAGCATCAGGCCGATCCCTGAAGCCGAAGCGCCTCATCCGGTGCCGAGTGGTTGGGCGTGGTTCCGCTTCGGCGATATCACTGTTTGCCGTGACGGCCGGCGCGTCCCGGTCTCAAAGGAGGAGAGAAGCGGACGCGCCAAGCTTTACGACTACTACGGCGCGTCCGGCGTTATCGATCGGATTGACGGCTATTTGTTCGATCAGCCCCTTCTGCTCATCGGGGAGGACGGAGCCAACCTCATCAATCGGTCAACGCCGATCGCGTTCATGGCGCGCGGAAGATACTGGGTAAACAACCACGCCCACGTCATCGATGGCGTATCGGAGGACTTCCTTCGCTATCTTGAGCTCTTCATCAACGCCACGGACCTGAAGCTGTACGTCACAGGCACCGCGCAGCCCAAGATGAACCAAGCGAAGATGAATTCGATTCCGGTCGCCTTGCCACCGCAGGGTGAACAGGAACGCATCCTGGCCAGGGTCAACGAGTTGATGGGTCTCTGCGGAATACTGGAGGCGGGCCTCACCGACGCGACCACCACCCGAACGCGGCTGTTGGAAGTCACCCTAACCGACACGCTTGCCCCCCTTCCCGAGATCGCCGCATGA
- a CDS encoding CBS domain-containing protein yields the protein MSTTTEDFIRTFEALREEVNRRAGEPNSHTLQIDTAAGVDPAIDKNRRLIRYIRDVRNALQHPQHGARGHAVQITDAFLNEAKALLRHLQDPPTVRSVGVARRDIRTARLGDRLGDLADMMKRDGFSHLPILDERDVVMGVFNEAAVFDHLWAEPARIIERDMRVEDILPHCSLDADHTETFQFVRPGTLLDDLVGMFVAPISRTTRLGAAFVTASGKDTEPLQRMITPWDVLANGRN from the coding sequence ATGAGCACGACGACAGAGGACTTCATCCGCACCTTCGAAGCGCTCCGCGAGGAGGTAAATCGCCGCGCGGGCGAGCCAAATTCCCACACGCTCCAGATTGACACCGCTGCAGGCGTTGATCCCGCCATCGACAAGAATCGTCGCCTGATCCGCTACATCCGTGATGTGCGGAACGCCCTGCAGCATCCCCAACACGGCGCGCGAGGTCACGCCGTCCAGATCACCGACGCGTTCCTCAACGAGGCAAAGGCTCTCCTGAGGCACCTACAGGACCCTCCCACGGTTCGCTCGGTCGGCGTCGCACGCCGCGATATCAGGACCGCGCGCCTGGGCGACCGCTTGGGCGACCTGGCCGACATGATGAAGCGTGACGGCTTCAGCCATCTGCCGATCCTTGATGAACGCGACGTTGTCATGGGCGTGTTCAACGAGGCCGCCGTCTTCGATCACCTCTGGGCAGAGCCGGCGCGCATCATCGAACGCGACATGCGGGTCGAGGACATCCTGCCGCATTGCAGCCTCGATGCCGACCACACGGAGACCTTCCAATTCGTCCGGCCGGGAACGCTGCTCGATGACTTGGTCGGCATGTTCGTCGCACCGATCTCGCGGACCACTCGGCTGGGTGCTGCCTTCGTGACGGCCTCGGGCAAGGATACTGAGCCGCTCCAGCGCATGATTACGCCCTGGGATGTTCTCGCGAACGGTCGAAACTAG
- a CDS encoding HNH endonuclease, with protein sequence MPINLVIAVTDDDWFEMLRHRPDITEVNFWAPSAANFRALQPGELFLFKLHAPRNVIVGGGIFAHANAMPWSMAWSTFGEANGARSAQEMRTRIARYRRADPADRTEFEIGCRILSQPFFLDERDWLVVPPSWARNIVSFKTYSTGDAEGLALWEAMQDRLAQRAVPGLAEPLPRFGEPHLIRPRLGQGAFRVLVTDLYQRRCAVTQERTLPALEAAHIRPYAEGGQHEASNGLLLRRDLHSLFDAGYVTVTPDLRFEVSRRIREEFDNGKHYYALHGQQIATPGDARQRPDRAALGWHNENAYRG encoded by the coding sequence ATGCCGATCAACCTCGTCATCGCCGTCACCGATGATGACTGGTTCGAGATGCTGCGCCATCGCCCCGACATCACGGAGGTGAACTTCTGGGCGCCCTCGGCCGCCAACTTCCGTGCCCTCCAGCCCGGGGAGCTCTTCCTCTTCAAGCTGCACGCCCCGCGCAACGTCATCGTCGGCGGCGGCATCTTCGCGCACGCCAACGCCATGCCCTGGTCCATGGCCTGGAGCACCTTCGGCGAAGCGAACGGCGCCCGCTCGGCGCAGGAGATGCGAACGCGGATCGCCCGCTACCGCCGCGCCGATCCCGCCGACCGCACGGAGTTCGAGATCGGCTGCCGCATCCTCAGCCAGCCCTTCTTCCTCGACGAACGGGACTGGCTAGTAGTGCCGCCGAGCTGGGCTCGCAACATCGTCTCCTTCAAGACCTACAGCACCGGTGACGCGGAAGGCCTGGCCCTGTGGGAAGCGATGCAGGACCGCCTGGCGCAGCGCGCCGTGCCCGGCCTCGCCGAGCCCCTGCCGCGCTTCGGTGAACCCCACCTTATCCGCCCGCGCCTCGGCCAGGGCGCCTTCCGCGTGCTGGTCACGGACCTGTATCAGCGCCGCTGCGCCGTGACGCAGGAACGCACCCTGCCCGCGCTGGAGGCCGCCCATATCCGCCCCTACGCCGAGGGCGGCCAGCACGAGGCCAGCAACGGCCTCCTCCTCCGCCGCGACCTGCACAGCCTGTTCGACGCCGGCTACGTGACCGTGACGCCCGACCTCCGCTTCGAGGTCAGCCGCCGCATCCGGGAGGAGTTCGACAACGGCAAGCACTACTACGCGCTGCACGGCCAGCAGATCGCCACGCCTGGTGACGCCCGGCAGCGCCCCGACCGCGCCGCCCTGGGCTGGCACAACGAAAATGCGTACCGAGGGTGA
- a CDS encoding tyrosine-type recombinase/integrase: MAKAAGKLTGRLQAVAVKALVAAGQPGAHADGGNLYLRVAGRNAGKWTLRYAIGGKSREMGLGPYDADGKAGLTLAQAREAAEEPRAILRAGLDPMAERDRKATEAKAEAERLAAHAQAKARVFRDVAAEYIAAHSPGWRNAKHRAQWTATLTTYAYPTIGGQPVDEIATDDVLRCLQPIWTAKPETAKRVRGRIEAVIDYATARGWRETVNPARWRGHLANLLPARSKVRRVQHHAALPWQEIGAFMVDLRKRPGTAARALEFCILTATRTGETLGARWSEIDMGAAVWTIPAERMKAGREHRVPLPGAALAVLAEMAPLCPEEGDGFVFPGAVETRGLSSMAMLMLLRRMGRGDLTTHGFRSAFRDWTEEATSTPHAVAEAALAHTIGDKVEAAYRRGDLFAKRARLMADWADFCANAPAEVHALLVAHPEAAG, from the coding sequence ATGGCGAAGGCGGCGGGCAAGCTGACGGGGCGGTTGCAGGCGGTGGCCGTGAAGGCACTCGTGGCAGCCGGGCAGCCCGGCGCCCACGCTGACGGCGGGAACCTTTACCTGCGCGTCGCCGGCCGGAACGCGGGCAAGTGGACCCTGCGCTACGCCATTGGCGGCAAGTCCCGAGAGATGGGGCTTGGACCCTATGACGCGGACGGCAAGGCCGGGCTGACACTGGCACAGGCGCGCGAGGCTGCCGAGGAACCCCGCGCCATCCTGCGCGCCGGGCTTGATCCGATGGCCGAGCGCGACCGCAAGGCCACCGAGGCGAAGGCCGAGGCCGAGCGGTTGGCCGCGCACGCGCAGGCGAAGGCGCGGGTGTTCCGCGACGTGGCGGCGGAATACATCGCGGCGCACTCGCCGGGCTGGCGGAACGCGAAGCACCGCGCGCAGTGGACGGCGACCCTCACGACCTACGCGTATCCGACCATCGGCGGGCAGCCGGTGGACGAAATCGCGACCGATGATGTGCTGCGCTGTCTGCAACCGATCTGGACGGCGAAGCCTGAGACGGCGAAGCGCGTGCGCGGTCGGATTGAAGCAGTGATCGACTACGCCACGGCGCGGGGCTGGCGCGAGACGGTGAACCCTGCCCGGTGGCGCGGGCATCTGGCGAACCTGCTTCCCGCGCGCTCGAAAGTGCGCCGCGTGCAGCACCACGCCGCCCTTCCCTGGCAGGAAATCGGCGCCTTCATGGTGGACCTGCGTAAGCGCCCCGGCACCGCCGCGCGCGCGCTGGAATTTTGCATACTGACGGCGACGCGCACCGGCGAGACGTTGGGCGCACGCTGGTCGGAAATCGACATGGGCGCGGCAGTCTGGACGATCCCCGCCGAGCGCATGAAGGCCGGGCGCGAGCATCGCGTGCCGCTGCCTGGCGCCGCGCTGGCGGTGCTGGCCGAAATGGCGCCGCTGTGTCCCGAGGAAGGCGACGGCTTTGTGTTCCCCGGCGCCGTCGAGACGCGCGGCCTATCCTCCATGGCGATGCTCATGCTGCTGCGCCGGATGGGTCGCGGTGACCTCACCACGCATGGATTCCGCAGCGCCTTCCGCGATTGGACGGAGGAAGCGACCAGCACGCCACACGCGGTGGCCGAGGCCGCGCTCGCGCACACCATCGGGGACAAGGTTGAGGCGGCGTATCGGCGCGGCGACCTGTTCGCGAAGCGCGCGCGCCTCATGGCCGATTGGGCGGACTTCTGCGCCAACGCGCCGGCCGAGGTTCACGCCCTGCTGGTGGCGCACCCCGAGGCCGCCGGGTGA
- a CDS encoding ATP-binding protein, protein MEILRDRVTYGLADYYGAVMVDDLDELKTNVEERGAVTLRERIRLLCRSQRLVVDEIGYLPVVAGGGNLFFQLVNARYERGAISLTSNRGFAEWGEVFGDTVVVTALLDPPALRHRRPHRGRHLSSPPPCRPAARPRRSARWWAMGRSSASRRWIAGWRGSTATRRCTGRQLAGRPARISCWRWSS, encoded by the coding sequence ATGGAAATCCTGCGCGACCGCGTGACCTACGGCCTCGCCGATTACTACGGCGCGGTCATGGTCGACGACCTCGACGAACTCAAGACCAATGTCGAGGAACGCGGCGCCGTCACGCTGCGCGAGCGCATCCGGCTCCTCTGCAGGTCGCAACGGCTGGTCGTCGACGAGATCGGGTACCTGCCCGTCGTCGCCGGCGGCGGCAACCTGTTCTTTCAGCTCGTCAACGCGCGCTACGAACGAGGTGCGATTAGCCTCACCTCCAACCGCGGCTTTGCCGAATGGGGCGAGGTGTTCGGCGACACCGTCGTCGTCACCGCGCTGCTCGACCCTCCCGCACTACGCCATCGTCGTCCGCATCGAGGGCGCCACCTATCGTCTCCGCCGCCGTGCCGACCTGCTGCCCGACCGCGCCGCAGCGCGCGATGGTGGGCGATGGGGCGAAGCAGCGCATCGAGGCGGTGGATCGCTGGATGGCGCGGCAGCACTGCAACGAGACGATGTACCGGGCGGCAATTAGCCGGGCGACCAGCGCGGATTTCGTGCTGGCGATGGAGCAGCTGA
- a CDS encoding sulfotransferase family 2 domain-containing protein has protein sequence MLDQISSEDMNRDRTILNQPVTKTPIIFLHIPKTAGTSIRRAVQVATCAASAGEGFDLCTFGNAFENRKENLPYRNSFYLNPGEFPNNISFFSGHIALSSLKAAYPTSSIFTILREPRSRILSTWLFWRSLPDSVLAPWSEWGDRLAVARDTLSHFLTDPRIACQTDNLCLRMLVWPHPRLPDADFIPPEADDELLDAAHRALKRLDFVGCVEDPALATRLAKFIGADIVIDHENATQKSPSAPIPVLGEELDSSTLALLGSRSRLDAVLWKRVVHTLGLGNSAESLAEASLLNQCVRYVGTGAAYASQWHRAQAIRAARLQADATAALMEARADILRGASAIEAVRAENDRISADLLAVQGSSSWRLTAPLRASKRLLQTLFRPH, from the coding sequence TTGCTTGATCAAATCTCATCTGAGGACATGAATCGTGATCGGACCATATTGAATCAACCGGTCACGAAGACACCGATCATATTTCTGCACATTCCCAAGACGGCTGGCACGTCCATACGGCGTGCAGTTCAGGTGGCGACGTGTGCGGCAAGCGCTGGGGAAGGATTTGATCTCTGCACATTTGGCAACGCCTTCGAAAATCGCAAAGAAAATCTGCCATATAGGAATTCTTTCTATCTGAATCCAGGCGAATTTCCGAATAATATATCCTTTTTTAGCGGACACATTGCGTTATCGAGCTTGAAAGCGGCCTATCCTACTTCAAGTATATTTACAATACTGCGCGAGCCGCGCAGTCGAATTCTCTCGACTTGGCTTTTTTGGCGCAGTTTGCCCGACTCGGTCCTGGCCCCGTGGAGCGAGTGGGGCGACCGCCTCGCGGTCGCTCGTGACACGCTTTCTCACTTTCTGACGGATCCCCGCATCGCCTGTCAGACAGATAATCTGTGCCTTCGTATGCTTGTCTGGCCGCATCCCCGCCTGCCAGACGCCGACTTCATTCCGCCGGAAGCCGACGATGAGCTTCTCGATGCCGCGCACCGGGCGCTCAAGCGGCTGGATTTCGTTGGATGCGTAGAGGATCCGGCGCTAGCGACGCGTCTGGCCAAGTTCATCGGCGCGGACATCGTGATCGATCACGAAAACGCTACGCAAAAATCGCCATCGGCGCCTATTCCCGTCTTGGGCGAGGAACTGGATTCGTCCACTCTGGCCCTTCTTGGTTCCCGCAGCCGGCTCGATGCCGTGCTGTGGAAGCGCGTGGTGCACACTCTCGGGCTCGGCAACTCTGCGGAGTCCCTCGCAGAGGCCAGTCTGCTGAATCAATGTGTCCGGTATGTCGGCACTGGCGCTGCCTATGCGTCCCAATGGCATCGTGCGCAGGCCATACGTGCCGCTCGCCTACAAGCGGATGCGACGGCCGCCCTAATGGAGGCCCGCGCGGATATCCTTCGTGGCGCCTCAGCCATAGAGGCAGTCCGCGCGGAGAACGACCGTATCTCCGCGGATCTCCTCGCCGTACAAGGCAGCAGTTCCTGGCGGCTCACCGCTCCCCTTCGCGCGAGCAAGCGCCTCCTCCAGACGCTCTTCCGGCCGCATTGA
- a CDS encoding helix-turn-helix transcriptional regulator, with the protein MPSRDFDKDVGKALSRVRRSRRMTQRLLGRYIGVAPQTVHKMEKGEIRISAGQLYLAAQALASPIKSFFPRQKALKQSPRLLSLQRLLSDFQQIRSPKLQEMVVLASRALANHSGATKNAAASAAAPHPPGRTHLRAPAAASRSARRSRPRAASPPAPRTR; encoded by the coding sequence ATGCCCTCGCGAGATTTCGACAAGGACGTTGGTAAGGCGCTTAGCCGAGTGCGGCGCTCGCGTCGAATGACGCAGCGACTTCTTGGCCGCTACATCGGCGTTGCGCCGCAAACCGTCCATAAAATGGAAAAAGGCGAAATCAGAATTTCAGCTGGACAACTGTACTTGGCCGCACAGGCCCTCGCCAGCCCTATCAAGTCATTCTTTCCACGCCAAAAAGCGTTGAAACAGTCACCTAGATTACTCAGCCTGCAAAGATTGTTGTCGGATTTTCAACAGATTCGGTCTCCCAAGCTACAGGAAATGGTCGTCTTGGCTTCTCGGGCACTTGCGAATCATTCAGGGGCGACAAAGAATGCCGCCGCATCCGCGGCAGCACCCCACCCGCCAGGGCGAACGCATCTACGCGCGCCCGCAGCGGCGTCCCGCTCGGCTCGTCGTAGTCGTCCGCGTGCCGCATCGCCTCCGGCGCCTCGAACGCGGTGA
- a CDS encoding helix-turn-helix domain-containing protein, with translation MTYHKPSPEMVPLPRAPAIFGLSRSHLYRLAAEGRIRLLKAGARTLVDCASVRAFLATLPEASIGKRDAA, from the coding sequence ATGACCTACCATAAGCCATCCCCCGAAATGGTGCCGCTGCCGCGCGCGCCAGCCATCTTCGGCCTTTCCCGGTCCCACCTTTACCGCTTGGCCGCTGAGGGCCGCATCAGGCTGTTGAAGGCCGGCGCGCGGACTCTGGTGGACTGCGCCAGCGTGCGCGCGTTCCTGGCGACGCTGCCTGAGGCGTCCATTGGCAAGCGGGATGCGGCGTGA
- a CDS encoding DUF3631 domain-containing protein, producing MSGATETSRDAAADAEVLLRLAALDALSYDREREAAAKRLGIRTSTLDQQIAALRPKPEADRARGVTLGAVEPWPEPVDGAAMLDRLAVVIRRHIILPQCAADCVALWIAHTWVPQRFQHTPRLGIGSPAKRCGKSTLMDVLRATCCRPLKADNISASGVFRTVEALREEGGLTLLVDEADTFLGDNEELRGILNSGFEVSGEVIRVVEIDGEHRPVRFATFCPVALAGIGKLPDTLADRCVPITLQRKAAAETVVKMRAPGARDALHTAAQCLARWAQDHGASLPLAPDIPEAMGDREGDISVPLLAIADAAGGEWPARARAALLEVFGIRNAAEGTMEAGALLLSDLRRLFVGNSATRLTSAGICEHLGQMEERPWPEWKHGKPMTPTQLARGLAPFGVRPANLRGPDNKVAKGYFREAFEEAWNRYLPADTPSVPHTPHSSRYTATSEENPRFSANSEPLHDTPCSGSENARNPAENMGCSGVADQEPPAWGERASEPFEATL from the coding sequence ATGAGCGGCGCCACCGAAACCTCGCGCGATGCCGCTGCCGACGCCGAAGTACTACTCCGATTGGCGGCCCTGGATGCGCTCTCCTACGACCGCGAGCGCGAGGCCGCTGCAAAGCGCCTGGGCATCCGCACTAGCACCCTAGACCAACAGATTGCGGCCCTGCGTCCGAAGCCTGAGGCGGACCGCGCACGGGGCGTGACGCTCGGCGCGGTCGAGCCCTGGCCCGAGCCGGTGGACGGCGCCGCCATGCTCGATCGGCTGGCCGTCGTCATCCGCCGCCACATCATCCTGCCGCAGTGCGCGGCCGACTGCGTGGCGCTGTGGATCGCACACACGTGGGTGCCGCAGCGGTTTCAGCACACGCCGCGGCTCGGCATCGGCAGCCCTGCGAAGCGCTGCGGCAAGTCCACCCTGATGGACGTGCTGCGCGCCACCTGCTGCCGGCCGCTCAAGGCGGACAACATCAGCGCCAGCGGTGTGTTCCGCACGGTCGAGGCGCTGCGCGAGGAAGGCGGTCTCACGCTGCTGGTGGACGAAGCGGACACCTTCCTGGGCGACAACGAAGAACTGCGCGGGATCCTCAATTCCGGCTTTGAGGTGTCCGGTGAGGTAATCCGCGTGGTGGAAATCGACGGGGAGCACCGCCCGGTGCGCTTCGCCACCTTCTGCCCGGTGGCGCTGGCGGGCATCGGCAAGCTGCCGGACACGCTGGCGGATCGGTGCGTGCCGATCACCTTGCAGCGCAAAGCTGCGGCCGAGACGGTGGTGAAGATGCGCGCACCTGGCGCGCGGGACGCGCTGCACACCGCCGCGCAGTGCCTGGCGCGGTGGGCACAGGACCACGGCGCCAGCCTGCCGCTTGCGCCTGACATTCCCGAGGCGATGGGCGACCGCGAGGGCGACATTTCCGTGCCACTGCTTGCCATCGCTGATGCCGCCGGGGGCGAGTGGCCCGCGCGGGCGCGCGCCGCGCTGTTGGAGGTGTTCGGCATCCGCAACGCGGCCGAAGGCACCATGGAGGCCGGCGCGCTGTTGCTGTCGGACTTGCGGCGGCTGTTCGTGGGCAACAGCGCCACGCGGCTGACCAGCGCGGGCATCTGCGAGCACCTGGGGCAGATGGAGGAACGCCCCTGGCCCGAGTGGAAGCACGGGAAGCCGATGACGCCGACACAGCTCGCGCGCGGCCTGGCGCCGTTCGGGGTGCGGCCGGCGAACCTGCGCGGACCAGACAACAAGGTTGCGAAGGGGTATTTCCGCGAGGCTTTCGAGGAAGCGTGGAACCGCTACCTGCCGGCTGACACCCCTTCTGTGCCCCATACCCCCCATTCGAGCCGCTACACCGCTACAAGTGAGGAAAACCCGAGGTTTTCTGCAAATTCCGAACCGCTACACGACACCCCCTGTAGCGGCTCCGAAAATGCCCGCAACCCGGCAGAAAATATGGGTTGTAGCGGTGTAGCGGATCAGGAACCCCCTGCCTGGGGGGAAAGGGCCTCCGAACCGTTCGAGGCGACGCTGTGA
- a CDS encoding PilZ domain-containing protein produces MLGDASVSAEMTMIPALLLVLLAFAGGCAACAQSIAAAAAEPIRAVLCATGSAATVHGETAGWLNRSGRVPDRRQTAREPMSCGARLEVAGRAWAVNLLDLSEAGAGIQAPSDIVGVGAEGRLVIDTAVLPVQVVSVGPARLSVVFGPLSAHATATIGKILS; encoded by the coding sequence ATGTTGGGGGACGCTTCTGTCTCGGCCGAAATGACAATGATTCCCGCTTTGTTGCTGGTGCTCCTCGCGTTTGCCGGCGGCTGTGCAGCCTGCGCGCAGAGCATTGCTGCCGCGGCTGCTGAGCCCATTCGGGCTGTCCTTTGCGCCACCGGAAGCGCTGCCACTGTGCACGGCGAGACCGCAGGGTGGCTGAATCGCTCTGGTAGGGTGCCTGACCGGCGGCAGACGGCGCGCGAACCAATGTCGTGCGGAGCAAGGTTGGAAGTTGCCGGACGCGCTTGGGCGGTCAATTTGCTTGACCTGTCGGAAGCCGGCGCCGGCATTCAGGCGCCGTCCGACATTGTCGGCGTAGGCGCCGAAGGGCGCCTCGTGATCGATACAGCGGTGCTTCCGGTGCAGGTCGTATCGGTCGGTCCCGCTCGCCTTAGCGTTGTCTTTGGACCTCTTTCTGCCCATGCCACAGCGACGATCGGCAAAATCCTGTCCTGA